From Arachis hypogaea cultivar Tifrunner chromosome 3, arahy.Tifrunner.gnm2.J5K5, whole genome shotgun sequence:
GGCTATACTATCCCCAGATAGAGATCCTGCAAGTGCAAACGCCTTCGATTTCTCTGGACCAATGACTTTATCTCTAAAGGAGATCTTTGTAGGATTTAAAAAACCCCCTCGTGAAAAACCCTCCTTGACACCGGATGCACCCCCACCCacactctcccccttatctcttccgacGGCATGGCCGCCATGCTCACTGTGTTTCGCCCTCAAACACTCGTTcccgctctctccttctctcattctctctgagtctagttaaattaatatatatatatatatatatatatatatatagacttaattaaaattttgataaaattataaagacctgCCAAATAATTAAACcaactttttaatttattcaaataCAATGACAAATGTATTCTTTAAGCAACTACTCTAAGATTCAAGTTCCCTTTTACTTTTGTTGGATGCAGTCAATTTTCCTTCTACTAATATATTATATCAATTGGTTTGAAAActtgattttctaacaaaaccGTTTCATGTCTCGCAGCCTCGCAGGTGGTTTTGATTCCATGGCGAATACTAATGCATCCAGGAAAAACTAAAAAGTATaaggtttttaaattttaaatcataaacttTAAATTCTCAATTctgagttttatattttaaattttaaatctaaattcataaattctaaattttaaatataatttattgatataaaatataacaaataaaaaaaataacatttgtTTAATTAATAACGTGTTCAATATTCCTTACTTAAAAAAGAACGAACTTTAGAATACGTATTTGGTATTGATTTATTTTACTGACTTATAGCACATAAAAATGTTTTATTACTTAAATGATATAATGTATTTGACTaaactatttaatataatttaagataaaatattattttagtctctAACTTCTCAATCAAATACTAATTTAGTTCTAACGTTTTAAACGTTATATTTTtatctcaaaaaattttaagtaagtTTTATATTGTTCTCCTATTAAATTtgacataaataattaataaaataagtgaATAAACATTAATAACGTTATTAACTAAATTAGAGTCACTCTAATATACAGATTGCAGATATACAGAGATATATGGTTCACCAACACGTGTTGTGGATGTGTGGTGTCAGGAAGCAGGTTAATAGTAATATTACATCTGCAAGACTTGGTAGAGGCTCGGCTTAGGCGGCTTTTCTTTATGTGTAACGGGATTTCTTTGGGTCGTCTCTATCCAGCTTCTTATTGGGCTCTTTGGGCTTGCTTATAAGATTGTATGGCAAGGGTCAATTTGTGTTGGGACAGGAGGAAGAGTATCCAGCTTCTTATTGGGCTCTTTGGGCTTGCTTATAAGATTGTATGGCAAGGGTCAATTTGTGTTGGGACAGGAGGAAGAGCTTGTTTGAAATAGCTGCTATTAAGTCGGTTTCGGAGAACCGCCCTGTTTTCTCTCATGGAGAACTCTTCTCTTGTATGGAGTGTTTCCTTGTAGTTAAGCTTTGTGCTTACCTGTTTCTTATTCACTCTGTTGTGCAGTTTTTCTATTTACCTACCTTTTATATTATTACAATTCTACATATGGCCAATCACGAGGACCAGTCCATTGAGGGCAAAGTTATCTCTATCAATCCTGATGAGGATGCTAGTTTTGCTGCTGAAAATCTCAATCTGGTGGGAAAGATTCTTTCTAACAAAGAGGTTAGCTTCAGCACCTGCAGAGCAGCTCTTTTGGGAATCTGGGGTCACCCGGAAGGAGTTACCATCTCTGATGTTGGCAGGAACAAAGTACTCATCAGCTTCAAGGATGTCCGGAAAGGGATCCAAATACGGAATGGAGGACCCTAGAGTGTTCGAGGCAGTCTTCTTAATCTGCAAGTATGGAACGGGCGTGAATCAGTTTATGAAGTGGACCACAGGTATATGGAGTTATGGGTACAAATACATGGACTTCCACTCAGTTATATAACAAGGAAAACAGCAGAAACTATTGGTAGAAAAATCGGCACTGTAATGGAGGCAGAAAATCCTAGATTGAATGATACACTGCAGAGAACATTCTTGAGGGTGAGGGTAACAATGAATATCACTAAACCTCTGCCAACTGGGTTTTGGTTAGCGGCGCAGGAACATCAAACTCTTTGGGTGGACTTCAAGTATGAGAGGATCCAGGATAGTTATTGTCTGAATTGTGGTATCCTAGGCCATACCAAGAAGGAATGCAGAAACCCTATGGCAATGGCTAGCTGGGACCACATGAAACCGAGGTATGTGCTTGGTTTAGGAGTTAATCGAGCCAGGGCCATCTCAGCTAGGGGAAAAGCGGAGGATGAGAAGGAAATGTATAGGGAGGGGACTGAGGCTAGGCAGGAATGGCAGGAAGAGCGTGCTAGAATGGAGCACATGGAGGAGCATTTGGCAGCAGCGCGTAGTATGAGCAGGGGATTACGATCAGGGGTTCTGAGAAATCTTGAAGTAAATTCTGATCAGAAGTCGGCATTAGGAAGGGAAAGCCAGGGATCTAGAAAGCATGGTGAGGATGTCTCAGGAAATCTGCTGATTGAACAAGCGGTTTCAGATAGGGAAGCTTTGGGAAGGGGACACAAGTCGGTAAACACTAACACTGACATCAAGAAAGGCAGCGACAAGTTTCATGAGATAGGCGAAGTTAGTTCCGCATTTAGACCCAATGCCACTTTGTCTGTGGAGCAGGAGGCCTCTGGACCTTGTAATTCTCAAAATATTCATAAGCCGTGTCAGGAGCATCTTGAGGTTGGGAAGAGCGAGGGGCGGCAACCTTTTCATAACAATGCAAGGCTAAATGAGACATGTGTGAATGAGCTCAAGCAGATAGAGGATTGGTTTCAGCACCATCAAGTGGAGGGTGTTGCTTGGGGGAGTCCTGTAAAGCTAACAATCGCGGAAGAATTGCAGAAGTTTTTTGGTAAAAAAGAGGCCCAACCTGAGCAGCATAGCGATATGATAATCAATGAGCAACCAGAAAAGGGGGCGCAAATTGTTAGGCATGGTGCAACCCAGTTGTGGAGCTATAGGGAGAAACCGAAAATGAAGAGAATTGTCATTGCAGCTGGTAGAACCATCATTCAGCGAATGGATAATGGGGAGAAGTATTATGTTGAATTACCGGAGGAACACCAGGACACGGAGGAGGCGACTGCTGCTGCGTCGGAGCAGAAGGACGTGAGTCAACGTGGGTTGGAGCTGGCTTTTGATGTGGGGTTAAATCTGAACTCTAAAAGATTTAGGGATGCAAGCAGCCTAGCTGTCTATGTGGACTCCTTGGAGGATGGTGCACAGCAAGGTTTGGAAAAATCAGGTAAGAAGCTCAAACATGTTGCTGGACTCGTTATGGCTGAGGAGGCGAGCCTTATCATGCCCCACCAACAGCCATGATCGTTGTCAGCTGGAACTGTCGTGGAATGGCGGCCCCATCGGCAGTGTCTGAACTAAGGAGTATTTGTAAATATCTTAGGCCGTCTGTTTTGTTTCTTATGGAGACTAAAGCTAGCAATCTTAGCTGTGTTAGGCTTAAAAGAACTTTGGGTTTTGATAATATGTTTTGTGTTGAATCCCGGGGGTTGTCCGGGGGGCTGTGTCTGTTTTGGAAAAATAATCTAAGTGTTAATGTTTATGCCTGGTGTGATAGCTTTATTAAAGCTCGGATAAGCGTTACTAATGATATAGATTGGGAAGGGATTTTTGTTTATGGCCATCCCAATTATATGAGAAGAAAGGAGTTATGGAATGAGTTAACTTATGTAAATAATAATCTGCATGTACCAAGGGCTTTTATTGGGGACTTCAATGATGTAATTTCACAGCATGAGAAAGTGGGTCTGCATCCAAAGCCGACTAGTCAGATTGATACTTTTAGGCGTTTTGTAGATAAGAATGCTCTCATGGACTTGGAGTTACAAGGGACAAAATATACATGGTTTAGTAACCCTAGGAATGGTTTTGTTACTAAAGAAAGGATAGATAGAGTGCTTGCTAATTGGGAGTGGAGGAAAGCTTTCCAACATGCCACCCTTTCTGCCTTACCAGCTGTTTTTTCTGATCATACGCCTTTAGTTCTCAATGTCAAACCCAGGGGAAAAAGGAGTGGATGCTTTAAATTTGAGGCTTTTTGGACTGATCATGCTGATTGTGGTAATATCATAAAGAGAGGATGGAACAGTGTCTGTAATACTACAGTTGATCATTGGACCAATTTAACTCGAAGGATGAATAGTTGTAAATAAGAATTGGTCAAATGGAGCAGGGTTAACTTTAAGAGGGCAGATGTTGAAATTCAGAAGCTAATGCATAGCCTTAAGCTAGCAGAGGAAAGAGATTATTCCGATACTCGCAGcaggaaattaataaattaaaaatggaTATTACTGCACTGTGGAAACAGGAGGAAAAGTATTGGGGGCAGAGATCTAGAGTAAAATGGCTGAAGTTTGGCGACAAGAATACTGCCTTTTTCCATGCTTCTACCATTCAACGTAGGGACAGGAATAGAATTGAGAGGCTAAAGGATACTAGTGGAGAATGGGTGTGTGGGGAGAATGAGATACTTAAGTTGGCTGTTCTTCATTTTCAGAATCTCTTTAAAGCCTCTGATAATCTTGTTATGTCTGAATGCATTAGCAAAATCCCTATTAGAGTCACTGAAGGCATGAATCGAGAGCTAATGGAAGACCTTTCTGATCAGAAAATCAAAGAAGCTACGTTCAGCCTTGGAAGTCTTAAGGCGCCTGGCCCAGATGGATTAAATGGCCTTTTTTTCCAAAAGCATTGGCCAATTATTGAGAAAGAGGTTTGTGCTGTTGTTAAGCATTTCTTTCAGGAAGGGGTCCTACCAAGTAGCATCGGTGACACTATTATTGTTTTGGTTCCTAAGGCTAACTACCCGGAAACGCTTAATCAGCTTCGACCGATTAGCTGTTGCAATTTTATATATAAGATCATTTCTAAGGTGTTGGTTATTAGGCTTAGAAGGATAATAGATATGATTGTTTCACCTATCCAGAGTGCTTTTGTGGGGGGACGCCTCATCCAGGATAACATGGTAATAGTGCAGGAAATGTTTCATGCTTTAAACAAAAAAGGGCAGCATGCTTCCAGGAACTTAGCTGTTAAGATTGATATGAACAAAGCCTATGACAGGGTTGAATGGCCTTTCCTAGAGGCTACTCTGAGAGCTTTTGGGCTTAATTTGCACTGGGTCAGGATGATTATAATGTGTGTCTCGCAGGTCTCTTATAAAATCAAGATCAATGGTATTCTGTCAAGAAAGTTTGTGCCACAGAGAGGACTTAGGCAGGGAGACCCCCTTTCGCCATACCTGTTTATCATAGCAGCTGAGGTTTTTACTGTCCTTATGGACAAGGCTAAAGAAGAGGGTAGAATCTCTGGTGTCAGAATTGCTCCTACTGCTCCTGCCATCTCTCATCTCCATTTTGCGGATGACTGCATCATTTTCTCGAGGGATAGTGAGGAGGAAGTTTATCAGCTTATTACTATTTTAAATATGTATACAGAAGCCTCCGGGCAGCGAATAAATGTTGACAAGTCTGGGATTACTTTCGGCTACCAGGTTCCAATTAGAAACAGAGTAGAAATAGAAGAGATTTTAGGATTGCCTGCTTGGGATCAACCAGGTAAGTACCTTGGTCTTCCGGCTCAGTGGGGCAGATCTAAGAATAAAGCTTTGAGATGGATTGAGGAGCGAGTGTCTGATAAGCTCTGCGGCTGGAAAGAAAAACTTCTTACTCAAGCTGGAAGGGAGGTTCTCATCAAATCGGTTATCCAAGCGATGCCGGCCTATGCTATGAATGTTGCTCTCCTTCCTAAAGGTTTTTGTCACCGGCTATGTCAAAAAGTGGCTAAATTTTGGTGGGCCTCTTCTGGTAAGGATAGGGGTATTCATTGGAGGAGTTGGGATAAAATTTGCGCGAGCAAGAGGGATGGAGGAATTGGTTTTAAGGAtttttatagtcaaaatttaGCTCACTTGGCAAAGCAAGCTTG
This genomic window contains:
- the LOC112735598 gene encoding uncharacterized protein, which codes for MIVVSWNCRGMAAPSAVSELRSICKYLRPSVLFLMETKASNLSCVRLKRTLGFDNMFCVESRGLSGGLCLFWKNNLSVNVYAWCDSFIKARISVTNDIDWEGIFVYGHPNYMRRKELWNELTYVNNNLHVPRAFIGDFNDVISQHEKVGLHPKPTSQIDTFRRFVDKNALMDLELQGTKYTWFSNPRNGFVTKERIDRVLANWEWRKAFQHATLSALPAVFSDHTPLVLNVKPRGKRSGCFKFEAFWTDHADCGNIIKRGWNSVCNTTVDHWTNLTRRMNSCK